From Streptomyces qinzhouensis, one genomic window encodes:
- a CDS encoding DUF6571 family protein, producing the protein MDFDTLLHGNFSKLDAAVTDWGTLVKNLKSLDTAANEGLKATAYGADWRGVNSDVSRNFIGKTVGEFADAHTQAESIRNILKDTAGELRGFKGELDEAISTAQSRNISVRPDGPGFLVRAADGDAGKEVKQGDVDGVRDRIQGILAKATESDSTASRVLRALVAQAEKGFGDASYQDRDQAANAVKKAEELAALAKKEPSKLTAEEFDRLNAGLAEYNKDDLFASTFAQQLGAQGTLDFWAKLNDPNARDYPADGKRLDQYAELQKNLGLTLANATQSGSPEMSVWKSDMLQAVDKPVGGLNGISGYVVMSNLMRWGDYDDSFLNSYGTGMMAREQEGIRNGQRPEQIWGYHGGGLWPHLNATGTDFGFDPMTGYMKALSNSPDAATAFFNAEFIDKDAEGNPFKRDTDDDGKKGHVDLSNFQYLFEERDWMREEDSEGEQSISGKNYLAAALEAATTGHPAGELPTSATVAHSPEQASLYKNIVESVSDNPDRLLKNGYMSDSFGQMTAEYMPDINRAFSAGEKGEADVFIAPGATADLDQGDATRFLYALGRNPEGYAAVTLGQHNYTSNLLEYHAANPDAFIKDDKGVTASLRSAEVMGEVQGILGGGRAYEAEVQGAAHDAKYNGALDAASTWGGALAGTGIGLLVAPTAGPGAIVAADLAGTFAEVAIGSITDGMRKDSTDDVLYRNGTKWDSTHDDTYRLLEREAAAAGEAAKAPNPALERTIAAAAERGFDHATTNVKNHIDGEAIPRTLDSEK; encoded by the coding sequence GTGGACTTCGACACTCTTCTCCATGGCAATTTCAGTAAACTCGACGCGGCGGTGACCGACTGGGGCACCCTCGTCAAGAACCTCAAGAGCCTGGACACCGCCGCCAATGAGGGCCTCAAGGCCACCGCGTACGGTGCCGACTGGCGAGGGGTGAACTCGGACGTCTCCCGGAACTTCATCGGCAAGACGGTCGGCGAGTTCGCGGACGCCCACACCCAGGCCGAATCCATCCGGAACATCCTCAAGGACACCGCCGGTGAACTGCGGGGGTTCAAGGGAGAGCTGGACGAGGCGATATCCACCGCGCAGAGCCGCAATATCTCGGTACGTCCGGACGGCCCCGGCTTTCTGGTACGGGCCGCCGACGGCGACGCCGGGAAGGAGGTGAAGCAGGGCGACGTCGACGGTGTCCGCGACCGGATCCAGGGCATCCTCGCCAAGGCCACCGAGAGCGACAGCACCGCGTCCCGGGTACTGCGCGCCCTGGTCGCCCAGGCCGAAAAGGGCTTCGGGGACGCCTCGTACCAGGACCGCGACCAGGCGGCGAACGCCGTCAAGAAGGCCGAGGAGCTGGCCGCCCTCGCCAAGAAGGAGCCGAGCAAGCTCACGGCGGAGGAGTTCGACCGGCTCAACGCCGGGCTCGCCGAGTACAACAAGGACGATCTCTTCGCCTCGACCTTCGCGCAGCAGCTCGGCGCGCAGGGCACCCTGGACTTCTGGGCCAAGCTCAACGACCCGAACGCCCGTGACTATCCGGCCGACGGAAAGCGGCTGGACCAGTACGCGGAGCTGCAGAAGAACCTCGGTCTGACCCTGGCCAACGCCACCCAGAGCGGTTCCCCGGAGATGTCCGTCTGGAAGTCGGACATGCTCCAGGCGGTGGACAAGCCGGTGGGCGGCCTCAACGGGATCTCCGGCTATGTCGTGATGAGCAACCTCATGCGGTGGGGCGACTACGACGACTCCTTCCTGAACAGCTACGGCACCGGGATGATGGCCCGGGAGCAGGAGGGCATCCGCAACGGACAGCGTCCCGAGCAGATCTGGGGCTACCACGGCGGCGGTCTCTGGCCGCATCTGAACGCCACCGGAACGGACTTCGGTTTCGACCCGATGACCGGCTATATGAAGGCCCTCTCCAACAGCCCCGACGCGGCGACGGCGTTCTTCAACGCCGAGTTCATCGACAAGGACGCCGAGGGCAACCCGTTCAAACGCGATACGGACGACGACGGCAAGAAGGGCCATGTCGACCTCAGCAACTTCCAGTACCTCTTCGAGGAGCGGGACTGGATGCGGGAAGAGGACTCCGAGGGCGAGCAGAGCATCTCGGGCAAGAACTATCTGGCCGCCGCCCTGGAGGCGGCGACGACCGGTCATCCGGCCGGTGAGCTGCCGACCTCCGCGACCGTGGCCCACTCGCCCGAGCAGGCGTCGCTCTACAAGAACATCGTGGAGTCCGTGTCGGACAACCCGGACCGCCTGCTCAAGAACGGCTATATGTCGGACAGCTTCGGCCAGATGACCGCCGAGTACATGCCCGATATCAACCGTGCCTTCAGCGCCGGGGAGAAGGGTGAGGCGGATGTCTTCATCGCGCCCGGCGCGACCGCGGACCTCGACCAGGGCGACGCGACCCGCTTCCTGTACGCCCTGGGCCGTAACCCCGAAGGCTATGCGGCGGTCACCCTGGGCCAGCACAACTACACCTCCAACCTCCTCGAGTACCACGCGGCCAACCCGGACGCCTTCATCAAGGACGACAAGGGCGTCACGGCCTCGCTGCGGTCCGCGGAAGTGATGGGCGAGGTGCAGGGGATCCTGGGCGGCGGCCGTGCCTACGAGGCCGAGGTCCAGGGCGCCGCGCACGACGCCAAGTACAACGGCGCCCTCGACGCGGCCAGTACCTGGGGCGGGGCCCTCGCCGGTACCGGTATCGGTCTGCTCGTCGCACCGACCGCCGGGCCGGGCGCCATCGTCGCCGCCGATCTGGCGGGTACCTTCGCCGAGGTGGCGATCGGCTCCATCACCGACGGTATGAGAAAGGACAGCACGGACGACGTGCTCTACCGGAACGGGACGAAGTGGGACTCCACCCACGACGACACGTACCGGCTCCTGGAGCGCGAGGCCGCCGCCGCGGGCGAGGCCGCGAAGGCGCCGAACCCCGCCCTGGAGCGGACCATCGCCGCCGCCGCGGAGCGGGGTTTCGACCATGCGACGACGAATGTGAAGAATCACATCGACGGCGAGGCCATCCCCCGGACCCTGGACTCGGAGAAGTGA
- a CDS encoding carboxymuconolactone decarboxylase family protein has translation MPRLTRLTPDTAVGASRDLLSELESRHGRIGDMVSTMAHSPAVLGGYLQLSRAMGRAKLDRRVSERISVAVQALQGCGLCLDAHVSAARAMGVDEEEIARARAGTSADPAIAAIIALALRIYREPTSITDEQVNALREHGYSDRAIADVVGVVALNILTGSFNLLAGLVPESGTDV, from the coding sequence ATGCCCCGTCTGACCCGACTCACGCCCGATACCGCGGTCGGCGCCTCGCGCGACCTTCTCTCCGAACTCGAATCCCGCCACGGCCGGATCGGCGACATGGTCTCCACGATGGCGCACTCGCCCGCCGTTCTGGGCGGCTATCTCCAGCTCAGCCGGGCCATGGGACGAGCCAAACTCGACCGTAGAGTCAGCGAACGGATCTCGGTCGCCGTCCAGGCCCTGCAGGGCTGCGGGCTCTGTCTCGACGCGCATGTCAGCGCCGCCCGCGCGATGGGAGTGGACGAGGAGGAGATCGCGCGAGCCCGCGCGGGCACCTCGGCCGATCCCGCGATCGCGGCGATCATCGCCCTCGCCCTCCGGATCTACCGCGAGCCGACATCGATCACGGATGAGCAGGTCAACGCCCTGCGGGAGCACGGCTACAGCGACCGCGCGATAGCCGACGTCGTCGGTGTCGTCGCACTCAACATCCTCACCGGCTCCTTCAATCTGCTCGCCGGCCTCGTACCGGAGAGCGGCACCGATGTGTAG
- a CDS encoding MFS transporter: MRLFANRDYRYLFSAQIISLFGTGLTTVALGLLAYDLAGSRAGTVLGTALTVKMVMYVVIAPLAAAYVGRFPRRTFLVLLDVVRAGVVLALPFVTEIWHIYVLIGLLQAASAAFTPTFQAVIPDIVTDESDYTRALSASQVASTMESLLSPVLAAVALAFISFNWLFLGTSAGFLVSALLVLPARIPEARPSAHTKAWDKAAAGIRTFLRTPRLRGIMALNLVVAAAGSIVVVSTVNYVRDELGGSQSDVGWMLAASGGGTLLAALVLPRVLDRIAPRTVMVTGAGVLVGGTVAAVVQIAAGLTSWTGTAIVWAVIGIGMALIITPTGAVLRASVEPNAIPEAFAAQFSLSHLAWLITYPIAGWLGTNAGFALTWSVLAALAATGTVGALLLWPRHDGRRTVTGPTTPVRSAPRTDRSTLSKAA, encoded by the coding sequence ATGCGACTCTTCGCCAACCGCGACTACCGCTATCTGTTCAGCGCCCAGATCATCTCCCTGTTCGGTACCGGGCTGACCACCGTGGCCCTCGGACTGCTCGCCTACGACCTCGCGGGTTCGCGGGCCGGCACCGTCCTCGGCACCGCCCTGACCGTCAAGATGGTCATGTACGTGGTCATAGCGCCCCTCGCCGCCGCGTACGTCGGCCGCTTCCCCAGAAGAACCTTCCTGGTCCTCCTCGACGTGGTGCGGGCCGGAGTGGTCCTGGCCCTGCCGTTCGTCACCGAGATCTGGCACATCTACGTACTGATCGGACTGCTCCAGGCCGCGTCCGCGGCGTTCACCCCGACCTTCCAGGCCGTCATCCCCGACATCGTGACCGATGAGTCCGACTACACGCGTGCCCTGTCCGCCTCCCAGGTCGCCTCCACCATGGAGAGCCTGCTCAGCCCGGTACTGGCCGCGGTCGCCCTGGCGTTCATCAGCTTCAACTGGCTGTTCCTGGGCACCTCCGCCGGATTCCTCGTCTCCGCTCTGCTCGTCCTGCCGGCACGTATCCCCGAGGCCCGTCCCAGTGCCCACACCAAGGCCTGGGACAAGGCGGCCGCCGGGATCAGGACCTTCCTCAGGACACCCCGGCTGCGCGGCATCATGGCGCTCAACCTCGTGGTCGCGGCGGCCGGGTCGATCGTCGTCGTCAGCACCGTCAACTACGTCCGGGACGAACTCGGCGGCTCCCAGTCGGACGTCGGATGGATGCTCGCCGCCTCCGGCGGCGGAACCCTGCTGGCCGCCCTGGTGCTGCCCCGGGTCCTCGACCGGATCGCCCCCCGCACCGTCATGGTGACCGGCGCCGGAGTCCTCGTCGGCGGCACGGTCGCCGCGGTGGTCCAGATCGCGGCCGGTCTGACCAGCTGGACCGGTACGGCGATCGTCTGGGCCGTGATCGGCATCGGTATGGCGCTGATCATCACCCCGACCGGCGCCGTCCTGCGCGCTTCCGTCGAACCGAACGCGATCCCCGAGGCCTTCGCCGCCCAGTTCTCCCTGTCGCACCTGGCGTGGCTGATCACCTACCCGATCGCGGGATGGCTCGGTACGAACGCCGGGTTCGCGCTCACCTGGTCCGTCCTCGCGGCCCTCGCCGCGACGGGCACCGTCGGCGCCCTCCTCCTGTGGCCCCGCCACGACGGGCGGCGAACCGTCACCGGACCCACGACGCCCGTCCGGTCGGCGCCCCGGACGGACAGGTCCACCCTGTCGAAGGCCGCGTGA